Within the Debaryomyces hansenii CBS767 chromosome E complete sequence genome, the region TACATACTTTAACATGGTGATTTTaccttcatcaattttcttaTAAATAGATGATTTATTCCCTTCGAAACCtaacaaaattttcagtcaacaaaaatcaaaatgGTTTCATTCGGTGTTTTATCATCTATCGCATTATCAAGTGCTTACTTTTTCGACCACGCTTATGCTCACAAGGTTGTAAATTCGACTCCTATCAGCTCTCGTGATACAGTATACTCCAATGCTAAGCGTTCGCTTACAAGATGTGAAGAGAAACTTCTTCATCCTGATGCAATGAAGCGCAGACAAGAAAAGAGAGACAGATTTATTAACGGCcacaagaaaaagaagagagCCAGAGATACAGGATATCCACCACTTATCAGTAAAAGAGCTGATAATTCATcctcattatttgaagatgtaTCATGTATACTTAGTCCCGAAGTAACAATTGGGCCATATTATGTTGAAGGTGAATATGTTAGAGATGATATCACCGAAGACCAAGATGGAGTTGATCTTTTATTAGATGTCCAGCTTATTGACGTAAATACTTGTGAGCCAGTTCCTCAAAGTTATATTGATGTTTGGCATTGTAACTCTACTGGTGTATACTCTGGTGTTTCTGAAGAAGACACTCTTGGCTCTACTTTCCTTAGAGGTATTTGGCCAACTGATGACGACGGAATAATGCAaatgaaaacaaaatttcCAGGGTGGTATGTAAGCCGTGCCACTCATATTCATATAACAGCGCACCAAAATGCCACAGTTTTACTGAATAATACCATATCTGGAGGTGATGTGAATCACATTGGACAAATCTTTTTTAATCAGacattattagatgaagtAGCTTTATTAGAACCATATGTCAGTAATCAGCAAAGTAAAACAAGCAATACGGAGGACtcaatttatcaagaagaaaattcCAATGGTTATGATGCTATAATGAACATAGAATATTTAGGTTCGGAAATTTCAGCTGGCCTTCTTGGTTATATTACAATTGGTGTCAATACAACTGCTAACTATGACGATGAAGTTATCGCTGCTGCTACATTTTCATAAAAGGTGAGTGGGCTTTTTTTCTTGCTTTTATTTATAGCATTAAATATACAATCCAATGAAAGTGAATATCAAGATTCTGCACTGATTAATGTAGAGCATCTAGTCAAACAGAACTTTAAATCATCCTTgtcaatataaattatctaaataaataaacatGTTTTATTTATTCGTCTATTTTAATATAGTCTATTGTACCACAAGCTTTAGTCAAAATAacaattctttctcttgGTATATTGTACTTCTTGATCAAGCAACCTAAAAGAATTTCTGATGAATAGACGTCAACTGCGTCAAACGTTCTTAAACCATTGCCATAGCActttttgcaatattttcataaCACTctcttcttgataaatacaCCAATTGAGATGTTTTCAAATGTCATACAACCTATGATAATAGCGAAAATAGATAAGCCTGAGGAGCCTAATTTCTGGTGTTAGAATTTGCTGTTTTTTTATTCTGTTATAATTGTTCTGTTTTAAACTAAATCTAAGATCATGATTTGGATGGATATCTATATTAAACTAATAGTGGACGTATGGAATTATTGCAAATAGCAATAGAGGACTTATCGGACTAAGAAGAACCAGACTCAAAAGCCGGATTGTATTTAATCGCACGAAGCAACACAAAACtatatttcattagtaAATTACAAATGTTAAGTCTCTTACACCTTCTAGGATCTTGGAATATTGTAATTCCCAATTATGATGTCTTTCTGGCGCATTGCGACTTTCATCATTTTGCGAAGTTGCTTCCGTTTTCTAAAGAGCTGaaaaagtataaatattaaatatgaGAGGTTCAAATTCTCAAGATTTTGCGAATATTGGTTACgcttatatatttttgagAAAATGCGAAAACTTCCAAATAAGATTTTTCTTGTGACAGTTACCACAAACAAGGATCTGTCTCACTCCTTTCTTATTCCGTTCGTGTGACATATAAGTTCCCTTTCAATAAAAggaaaaaaatttgaaattttataagaTTGATGAACACTTTAAATCCACAATTATACAAATAGCCTAGATATATACACGTGTCAAGATCTTCTCCAAGGAAAGACTTAATTTAATCAgttatttgttttgaatgCAAATCACGAGCGATATAGACACTCAATGTTGtgaatatgtatatatataccttatttaaaattcGTTTCTCCGATAATTGACTCTTTGTAAGTAATAATGGGGTTGGGGCTATAGCTATCATTTCCACTGTTAACAGACTTAAATGTTCTAAATGAAACataatattttccaatatctTGCGAAATAAAGATTACCATATTCAAGAACATGAGTGCTGCATCAAAACCTTAGTAGACCCTGGGGTGTCATCAGACTCTAAAAGAAGGTCGTCAAAGACTATTTCGTCACTGGAATTTGCATGATCCTTCCATCtactttcattattttcgtTTTTAGCTCAGACAACATCACGGATTTTATCCTCCCCAGAAATGCCATAACCAGTAATTGGGACAAGCTCATCAAGGGCTTCAAAGTCTCTTTTTTTCTGTTCTTCATTACTTGGGTAAAAAGCTAACCCAAAATCTATCAAAGTGACCCTTCCCGATATTGAAACATGTATATTGTCGAGCCTTATATCATTATGCGAAATTCCCAACAGATGAATTTCCGCGAGTCTCTCCTTAACTACTTTATGCACCCTAAATTTATCCCATTCAGTAGATGGTATTTCTTCtcccaaatcttcaaatatatgcatcGGCTGGCTTGGAATACCATTCCAGTATCCAGAAACTATAAGCTTTGCGAAGTTTGCAGTAAACGACGAATTCGCAAGCAtctcattaatttcaagcTCATTGACGTACATGTCGTAGTAACTATCTTTATCTggaaaattttcttgagCCTGCTCAGGATAGTTGTACCATTTAACAAAGACTGTGGACGGAAGCAGCAATCCCAAATTAGGAAAAGATGCAGCAGGGTTATATATTATCCGACAAAATGTGTTACCTCGAATGGCATCAAAGTCGACTTCATTGCTTTCTTCTATAGTTACCAATCGTTTTCGAAGTTGATTCCCAGACATCTTGCTACGTTTCCGTTTACGACTTGGTGTGGGTTCTTCCACAAGTCGAGGAAGCACATTCGCTAATGGATCTGGCCCTTTGGTCTTCTGACTTATTTCAATTAGTCCTGCAAATTTCTCTTTTGTACTGAGCGCCTCTGCATTATCCTTATAGAAAAAGCCCGCTATCGCTGACCTTAGAGTTATGCCATGTTCCACAGTCTCGGGATCATTAATAACATAGTAGTCTATGATCATTTTTCCATCATCCATAATctcatatttgaaaaacCCCGAAAATGACTGATGATCTGAGATAAACACTCTGTCTGTCCCACAGAGAAAGGcttgataaagatattttcTTAAAACTAATGCGCATAAAACTCTAGGCGACCATTCTCGATCTTCAAATATGCGCTGATTTTCACGCAGtctcaattgtttcaagtTCAAACGTTTTTCTACGAAGTCCGTTATAgctaatttcaattcttgaagtcCTTGAGTTAAAAAATAGTTTTCTGTCTTATAATCACCTATCGCAAAGCAAATATCTGGATTTTGACGAGTTGATGCCTCATCATAAGACACATGGACAATATCGGGCTTGAAGTTTGGGTTTGTCAACAAGGGAGGTATTATTAAAGCGTGACCAAAATGGTGGTATTCATCCAAGATGTCACGATAAAGTCTAGCAGTGGTATCTTCTATTTGATGAGAAAAATACAGCTGAATATCATCTTCCACATGTCTGGCATCCCCCAAAGGATAATCATACGTCCTTGATAGTAATTCTTTACTGAGATTTGAATCCTTAATAACCATATCAAGAGGAGCCAAATATGTGTTTTTGAACTCATCACTACTGATCTCTCTAAATTCTGCCGTCATCATCGCTTTCGTAACATAATTCAGTGCCAGCATCACAGTCGTGGATCCAGTAGAAACTGAAGCATTATGCTTGGATATTATATGTTCCAACGTAggtaatttttgattatgtgagatatttcttattttcaaaaggTGAGTGTCTAAAAAGACCCTTATGTTTTGTTCATTGTCATCTTGAACCCTAGCATATAATGATGGATTAATCCTAATGCATTTATTTGCGGGGTCATCATACGTAATATTGTTACTATCTTCTCCCGAAAAGTACATTCATGACATGATAATATGTGAAGTATTGAGGTGCTGTGGTTGTAATTTCATCCCTTATTTATTGATCTGGGGTTACCCCAagtttgattatataataaaccGTCTTGAACGAGTTGACAAAAGACAAACGGCTTATGAGCTGCATACGTACTGCATGTGACTTATCGCCTGCACTTGGAGATTTCCCATAGTTAAGGTGCACACGATGGTATACCGCAATGTCGTAGTGCAAATGTCGCAATGTTTGCTAAACTAGAAGACTAGGTGGGGAGAGAAAAGTTGTAGGCATTATGTTGTCCTCGTGCGCACTGTAGGATTGCAGGTTACACAGTGTAATGCTGTCATCCATTTGATCAgtttatgaatatatatatcgaAATTGCTTATGCAATTATCTGTCTTCTCTTATCTCCCACTacatcaatatcttcctGTTTATCATATGCAGTATTActtaattcattaatctttacattatcaatttttttcgTGATGTTTCGCATTTCGAGAACCCCACAAAATCACAATACTTCCTTCAATGAGAATTCTGAAACAAATACTTCTTTTATGCTATCTTTATTCGATTTCCTATAAATTGATGGAGTCTca harbors:
- a CDS encoding DEHA2E24376p (similar to uniprot|Q7SD19 Neurospora crassa NCU01849.1 hypothetical protein (11205 - 12534)) — translated: MVSFGVLSSIALSSAYFFDHAYAHKVVNSTPISSRDTVYSNAKRSLTRCEEKLLHPDAMKRRQEKRDRFINGHKKKKRARDTGYPPLISKRADNSSSLFEDVSCILSPEVTIGPYYVEGEYVRDDITEDQDGVDLLLDVQLIDVNTCEPVPQSYIDVWHCNSTGVYSGVSEEDTLGSTFLRGIWPTDDDGIMQMKTKFPGWYVSRATHIHITAHQNATVLSNNTISGGDVNHIGQIFFNQTLLDEVALLEPYVSNQQSKTSNTEDSIYQEENSNGYDAIMNIEYLGSEISAGLLGYITIGVNTTANYDDEVIAAATFS
- a CDS encoding DEHA2E24398p (no similarity); protein product: MYFSGEDSNNITYDDPANKCIRINPSLYARVQDDNEQNIRVFLDTHLLKIRNISHNQKLPTLEHIISKHNASVSTGSTTVMSASNYVTKAMMTAEFREISSDEFKNTYLAPLDMVIKDSNLSKELLSRTYDYPLGDARHVEDDIQSYFSHQIEDTTARLYRDILDEYHHFGHALIIPPLLTNPNFKPDIVHVSYDEASTRQNPDICFAIGDYKTENYFLTQGLQELKLAITDFVEKRLNLKQLRSRENQRIFEDREWSPRVLCALVLRKYLYQAFLCGTDRVFISDHQSFSGFFKYEIMDDGKMIIDYYVINDPETVEHGITLRSAIAGFFYKDNAEALSTKEKFAGLIEISQKTKGPDPLANVLPRLVEEPTPSRKRKRSKMSGNQLRKRLVTIEESNEVDFDAIRGNTFCRIIYNPAASFPNLGLSLPSTVFVKWYNYPEQAQENFPDKDSYYDMYVNELEINEMLANSSFTANFAKLIVSGYWNGIPSQPMHIFEDLGEEIPSTEWDKFRVHKVVKERLAEIHSLGISHNDIRLDNIHVSISGRVTLIDFGLAFYPSNEEQKKRDFEALDELVPITGYGISGEDKIRDVV